One genomic segment of Planctomycetia bacterium includes these proteins:
- a CDS encoding transcriptional repressor, which translates to MRTSAADEIAELKALLRTSGLRSTSARLAVMQQLRAARTPLSHAELAKELVPTGLDRATVYRNLMDLAESGLVARAELGDHVWRYELRRDGHDHSSEHPHFVCIDCGKVSCLTDVHVDITPTPGSKKSSIGSLTEVLLKGHCGKCK; encoded by the coding sequence ATGCGCACTTCCGCCGCCGACGAAATCGCCGAATTGAAAGCCTTGCTCCGAACGTCGGGCTTGCGCAGCACCTCGGCTCGGCTGGCCGTGATGCAACAATTGCGGGCCGCGCGCACTCCCCTCTCGCATGCCGAGCTCGCCAAGGAACTCGTGCCGACCGGCTTGGATCGCGCGACCGTCTATCGCAACTTGATGGACTTGGCCGAGTCCGGCCTCGTCGCTCGCGCCGAACTCGGCGACCACGTCTGGCGCTACGAGCTTCGCCGCGACGGGCACGACCATTCGTCCGAGCATCCCCACTTCGTCTGCATCGACTGCGGCAAGGTAAGCTGCCTGACCGACGTGCATGTCGACATCACACCGACGCCCGGCAGCAAAAAGTCGTCGATCGGCAGCCTCACCGAAGTGCTGCTCAAGGGACATTGCGGCAAGTGCAAGTAG